The Apium graveolens cultivar Ventura chromosome 6, ASM990537v1, whole genome shotgun sequence genome contains a region encoding:
- the LOC141665361 gene encoding secreted RxLR effector protein 161-like: MYLTNNTRPDIAFVVNLLARFSFDPTKRHWDEIKHIFRYLRGTIDLGLFFPNNSRSRLVGYADAGYMSDSHFGRSETGYLFTYCDTFISWKSTKQTMAATSSNHAVLLAIYEASRECIWLRSVIQHIRESCGLSSISESPTVLFEDNSACIKQLKEGYIKGDRTKYILPKFLYTQELQENGDIDVQQVRSCDNLADILTKSLPTSTFEKLRNNLDMRRLKSFLHQNVKI, translated from the coding sequence ATGTATCTTACAAACAACACACGACCTGATATTGCATTTGTAGTGAACCTGTTGGCAAGATTTAGTTTTGACCCTACTAAAAGGCATTGGGATGAAATCAAACATATATTCAGATATCTTCGAGGGACAATCGATCTTGGACTATTCTTCCCAAACAATTCAAGATCACGACTAGTTGGATATGCAGATGCTGGATACATGTCAGATTCTCACTTTGGGCGATCAGAAACAGGTTACCTATTTACATATTGTGATACTTTTATCTCTTGGAAGTCTACAAAACAGACTATGGCTGCAACTTCATCAAACCACGCAGTGTTACTAGCAATTTATGAAGCAAGCAGAGAATGTATTTGGTTAAGGTCGGTCATTCAACATATTCGAGAATCATGTGGATTATCAAGTATTTCAGAAAGTCCTACAGTTTTATTCGAGGATAACTCGGCCTGCATCAAACAACTAAAGGAAGGATATATTAAAGGGGATCGAACCAAATACATTTTGCCAAAATTCTTGTACACTcaagaacttcaagaaaatgGTGATATTGATGTACAACAAGTTCGCTCATGCGATAATCTGGCGGATATACTTACAAAGTCACTACCTACATCGACATTTGAGAAGCTGAGAAATAATTTGGATATGCGGAGGTTAAAAAGTTTTCTACATCAAAATGTCAAAATATGA